One window of Pseudacidobacterium ailaaui genomic DNA carries:
- a CDS encoding DHA2 family efflux MFS transporter permease subunit, whose amino-acid sequence MPEKEVNPWLIAVSVMLATFMEVLDTAIASVALPYIAGSLSASTDEATWVLTSYLVANAVILPASHWFSLRFGRKRFLLSCVVIFTIASFFCGAAPSLAFILIARVVQGAGGGALQPLSQAILLESFPPKKRAAAMSVFAFGVVVAPILGPTLGGWLTDTFSWRYAFYINIPVGALAIYMISRFVHDPPYIRNAKASPFDNLGFGLLAVWTGCLQVVLDKGQEDDWFGAVWIRWAVLAVVVAFVWFIVHSWRKKDPLVNLRTLKDWNFAIGCSLMLLLGLSVYSTITVLPLFYQEVLGYTAFTAGLVVGPRGFGAIAAMPIVGTLGSRIDARFLLTFGFCVFGVTSLIFGSVTPDTSPTTLLWPIIITGFAMSFVFVPITTQAYSTLKNEQIGNASGIFNLVRNIGGSVGISLAQTMLTRRADVHQHDLAAAIARSNYWLQQRLAGLSSYLGHQTSPANAVAASQMQLYQQLGHQSLLWAFVDVFRYIALTCFGCTLLVWMFRKVQSGRKPPIAAH is encoded by the coding sequence ATGCCGGAAAAAGAGGTCAATCCCTGGCTGATTGCCGTGTCCGTGATGCTGGCCACGTTTATGGAGGTTCTGGACACGGCCATCGCTTCGGTTGCGTTGCCATACATTGCCGGGTCTTTGTCGGCCTCAACCGACGAAGCCACATGGGTATTGACCAGTTATCTGGTGGCCAATGCCGTCATTCTGCCGGCGAGTCACTGGTTTTCGCTGCGCTTCGGGCGCAAACGCTTCCTGTTGAGCTGTGTGGTGATTTTTACCATCGCATCGTTTTTCTGTGGGGCGGCCCCATCGTTGGCGTTTATTCTGATTGCCCGCGTGGTGCAGGGGGCAGGCGGAGGGGCGTTGCAGCCGCTTTCCCAGGCGATTCTGCTGGAGAGTTTTCCTCCAAAGAAGAGGGCCGCGGCCATGTCTGTTTTTGCTTTTGGAGTGGTCGTGGCCCCCATTCTGGGGCCTACGCTCGGAGGCTGGCTGACGGACACCTTCAGTTGGCGGTATGCGTTTTATATCAATATTCCGGTGGGGGCACTGGCGATCTACATGATCAGCCGCTTTGTGCACGACCCGCCCTACATCCGGAATGCGAAGGCCAGTCCCTTTGACAACCTGGGTTTTGGCCTGCTTGCCGTATGGACCGGCTGCCTGCAGGTGGTCCTGGACAAGGGCCAGGAGGATGACTGGTTTGGGGCGGTTTGGATCCGCTGGGCGGTGCTGGCCGTGGTGGTGGCCTTCGTCTGGTTTATTGTCCATTCCTGGCGGAAAAAGGACCCTCTGGTCAACCTGCGCACGCTCAAGGACTGGAACTTCGCCATCGGGTGCTCCCTGATGCTGTTGCTGGGGTTGAGTGTGTACTCTACCATCACCGTCCTGCCGCTCTTCTACCAGGAGGTGCTGGGATACACCGCCTTTACCGCGGGACTGGTGGTGGGACCGCGCGGGTTTGGCGCCATTGCCGCCATGCCGATTGTAGGTACTCTGGGAAGCAGGATCGACGCCCGGTTTCTGCTTACCTTTGGGTTTTGTGTCTTCGGCGTCACCTCGCTCATCTTTGGCAGCGTGACTCCGGATACCAGTCCCACCACGCTGCTATGGCCCATCATCATTACCGGTTTCGCCATGAGTTTTGTGTTTGTGCCGATTACCACGCAGGCCTATTCCACGCTGAAAAATGAGCAGATTGGAAATGCGAGCGGTATTTTTAACCTGGTCCGCAATATCGGCGGGTCGGTGGGGATCTCTCTGGCCCAGACCATGCTGACGCGGCGCGCTGATGTGCACCAACACGATCTGGCTGCTGCCATTGCGCGCTCAAATTACTGGTTGCAGCAGCGCCTGGCCGGCCTGAGCAGCTATCTGGGGCACCAGACCTCGCCCGCCAACGCTGTTGCAGCAAGCCAGATGCAGCTCTATCAGCAGCTCGGACACCAGTCTCTGCTTTGGGCCTTCGTGGACGTCTTCCGATACATTGCTCTCACCTGTTTTGGCTGCACGCTGCTGGTGTGGATGTTCCGCAAAGTGCAGTCGGGAAGAAAACCGCCCATTGCCGCCCACTGA
- the dnaK gene encoding molecular chaperone DnaK codes for MAKIIGIDLGTTNSVVAVMEGGEPKVIANEEGGRTTPSVVGFTKSGERLVGQVAKRQAITNPQNTIYSIKRFMGRRYNEVNDEMKMVPYKVVQQGDHVAVDVEGKLYTPPEISAMILQKLKKAAEDYLGTTVTEAVITVPAYFNDAQRQATKDAGRIAGLDVKRIVNEPTAAALAYGLDKKKDETIAVYDFGGGTFDISILEVGDGVIEVKSTNGDTHLGGDNIDQRIVDWLIDEFKKDEGLDLRSKGNEMALQRLKDAAERAKIELSTALETEINLPFITADATGPKHLVKKLSRAKLEQLVEDIIQRSVEPCKKAMADAGVDASKIDEVVLVGGQTRMPRIQQVVKELFGKEPHKGVNPDEVVAVGAAVQAGVLSGEVKDLLLLDVTPLTLSIETLGGVATPMIPRNTTIPTKKTEVFSTAADNQTEVEVHVLQGERPMAAQNRTLGKFKLGGIPPAPRGVPQIEVTFDIDANGILNVTAKDRATGKDQKITITSSSGLSKEEVERMAKEAEAHAAEDKAKREEIEARNQLDNLVYNIEKMLKESGDKVSGSDKADVESALAEAKKTLEGTPSASELNAAREKLTSASHKLAEAMYKANAAGAATAPSDGPQAAAGTTEEKKDEGVIDAEYVDVEDKK; via the coding sequence ATGGCAAAAATTATCGGAATCGATCTGGGTACAACCAACTCTGTGGTTGCCGTCATGGAAGGCGGCGAACCGAAGGTCATCGCCAACGAGGAAGGTGGCCGCACAACCCCTTCTGTTGTCGGTTTTACCAAAAGCGGGGAGCGTCTGGTAGGACAGGTGGCCAAACGTCAGGCCATCACCAATCCGCAAAACACCATTTATTCCATTAAGCGGTTCATGGGACGCCGCTACAACGAAGTCAATGACGAGATGAAGATGGTCCCCTACAAGGTGGTCCAGCAGGGAGACCATGTGGCGGTGGACGTTGAGGGCAAACTCTACACCCCACCGGAAATCTCGGCCATGATTTTGCAGAAACTGAAGAAGGCGGCCGAAGATTATCTGGGCACCACGGTGACCGAGGCCGTCATTACAGTCCCGGCCTACTTTAACGACGCCCAGCGTCAGGCCACAAAAGATGCTGGCAGAATTGCCGGTCTGGACGTAAAGCGCATTGTGAATGAGCCGACAGCGGCAGCGCTGGCCTATGGCCTGGACAAGAAGAAGGACGAGACCATTGCGGTTTACGACTTCGGCGGCGGCACCTTCGACATTTCCATTCTTGAGGTCGGCGACGGCGTGATTGAGGTCAAGTCCACCAATGGCGACACGCACCTGGGTGGCGACAACATCGACCAGCGCATTGTGGACTGGCTGATTGACGAGTTTAAAAAGGATGAGGGCCTCGACCTGCGCTCGAAGGGCAATGAAATGGCGCTGCAGCGTCTGAAGGACGCGGCGGAACGCGCCAAGATCGAGCTTTCGACTGCGCTGGAGACCGAGATCAATCTGCCCTTCATCACGGCCGACGCAACCGGCCCCAAGCATCTGGTCAAGAAGCTCTCGCGCGCCAAACTGGAGCAGCTGGTGGAAGACATCATCCAGCGCTCGGTGGAGCCCTGCAAAAAGGCCATGGCCGATGCTGGAGTGGATGCCAGCAAGATTGATGAAGTCGTGCTGGTTGGCGGCCAGACGCGCATGCCGCGCATCCAGCAGGTGGTCAAAGAGCTGTTTGGCAAAGAGCCGCACAAGGGCGTCAATCCCGATGAAGTCGTTGCCGTAGGTGCTGCTGTGCAGGCCGGTGTTCTTTCCGGTGAGGTGAAGGACCTGCTGCTGCTCGACGTCACTCCGCTGACGCTCTCGATTGAAACGCTGGGTGGTGTGGCCACGCCGATGATCCCGCGCAACACAACCATTCCGACCAAGAAGACAGAGGTCTTCTCGACGGCGGCCGACAATCAGACCGAGGTCGAAGTGCATGTGCTGCAGGGTGAGCGGCCGATGGCAGCGCAGAACCGCACGCTGGGCAAATTCAAGCTGGGCGGCATTCCTCCGGCCCCGCGCGGTGTGCCGCAGATCGAGGTGACGTTTGATATTGACGCCAACGGCATTCTCAATGTGACGGCAAAGGACCGCGCCACCGGCAAAGACCAGAAGATCACCATTACCTCGTCTTCTGGCCTGAGCAAGGAAGAGGTGGAGCGCATGGCCAAAGAGGCCGAGGCCCATGCCGCAGAGGACAAGGCCAAGCGCGAGGAGATCGAGGCCCGCAACCAGCTCGATAACCTGGTCTACAACATCGAAAAGATGCTGAAGGAGAGTGGCGACAAGGTCTCCGGCAGCGATAAAGCCGATGTGGAATCTGCGCTCGCCGAAGCCAAAAAGACGCTGGAGGGCACGCCTTCTGCCAGCGAGCTGAACGCGGCGCGCGAAAAACTCACGTCCGCATCTCACAAGCTGGCCGAGGCCATGTACAAGGCCAACGCTGCCGGTGCGGCCACGGCCCCATCCGATGGCCCCCAGGCCGCCGCGGGCACCACAGAGGAAAAGAAAGACGAAGGCGTGATTGACGCCGAATATGTAGACGTCGAAGACAAAAAATAA
- a CDS encoding TonB-dependent receptor, whose translation MKQTAVISRLFACLVLLVSTAFGQLAGKGSIQGTVTDSTGAVVSGATVTVINQATNVRSETRSTGAGDFQFSLDPGIYTVTVTATGFKSVTQEHVPVNALETVTVNTTLPAGSTAETVTVTAAPPVIETSNAMVGATMQQEIYSSLPVLQNGTQRRATDFIALMPGVNAQPTNGGLDTNVGVVNGSGSRGAVSGVYINGVPITSVAGEGDPRFIWTAMPLDSINQFQVYTAAYPAIYEGQGVINYDVKSGSNQIHGSLFEFFRNTALDTWGYLAPAAVNPATGVATKPAEHQNEYGFTLGFPVLKDKLFLFGSYDGYRYIAPPNYQYETIPTLAMRQGDFTAAGYNIYDPTSTVCTSANVCTRKQFMGVQNGVATPNVIPSNMFSAAAQYMQKFLPTPTNDAVTNNYLTGPVTGRSNWSTANRIDWHISPSHTVSGVIAFGRQSTTGAGGGISGALSTSQNQAAPPFISYQQFFVKTKVFIFEDDYVISPHVVNQFKYAFGRYDSTGLNQDISSVWAASAAGITGLPAGQASSSFPTVSFSGNSQNMNRWAGYSGNRNVANGYVAIDNVQWQVGKHTLTLGGQIAWMQYNFTNNSTGTNPLQLTFSSSETAKFKSGSTLDTTTGFAYASYLLGAVNSGTFTQSAAPETGARFRPISPYVQDDWKVSPRLTVNLGLRWDYFPSYREAEDRLSWMDPGVTNTLVNYPGALVFAGHGSGKCNCRTNVNNYYKNFGPRIGFAFQSDPKMVWRGSWGVFYTHGNNVGGSALSRQGAGLQGYSTSPKTTVTQPSPGQVGTQYWQLDTPFPSYQAPPVFDPTLGTYYTTASTASSQTVTYADPYYGGRAPQYINWTFGFQRQLTDNMALTMTYVGSEGHFTYLDSNNARGYASNQLNPKYLYLGNQLSNKATAANLAAAGVTAPFPTFSPSTGTVAQALKPFPQYSGVSDAYGEVGNTSYHALQIMVQQRLSRGFTFMANYTWSRSIDNAGSFRSGYDIPAAFAMDGQFHKARSLDRSLSLSDQPQKFVFTGTYDLPLGRGHIGDGNALVRALAGGWRLSAIYQAYSGSPLGVVMSSCNTNPSQTTCEPILNPGFTGPVRINGNYGHGATAQTLSKIPYINTNAFAKTPDYMFSTLARTAPLNLRNSGNYDLDASLRRSFPLFTERAKLSIQADMFNVTNHTRFGFATSGTTINWGTSSFGTVGVLNNSRDVQLAAHIDF comes from the coding sequence GTGAAGCAAACAGCAGTGATTTCCAGGCTGTTCGCCTGTCTTGTACTTCTGGTCAGCACGGCCTTTGGCCAGTTGGCCGGAAAAGGCTCCATTCAGGGTACAGTCACCGATTCCACCGGCGCAGTCGTCAGCGGCGCCACAGTCACGGTCATCAATCAGGCCACCAACGTCAGGTCTGAGACGCGAAGCACGGGCGCAGGCGATTTCCAGTTCTCTCTCGACCCTGGCATTTACACGGTTACCGTCACAGCCACAGGCTTTAAGTCGGTGACCCAGGAACACGTCCCCGTGAACGCGCTGGAGACAGTCACCGTCAATACAACACTACCGGCCGGTTCTACGGCAGAGACCGTCACCGTAACCGCAGCGCCTCCGGTGATTGAGACCTCCAACGCCATGGTGGGCGCCACCATGCAGCAGGAGATTTACTCCTCCCTGCCCGTCCTGCAGAACGGGACGCAGCGACGCGCAACGGACTTCATCGCGCTTATGCCCGGCGTCAATGCGCAGCCCACCAATGGCGGCCTGGATACGAATGTCGGCGTAGTCAACGGATCAGGCAGCCGCGGGGCCGTTTCCGGTGTTTACATCAATGGAGTGCCCATCACCTCTGTGGCCGGAGAAGGTGACCCGCGTTTTATCTGGACCGCGATGCCGCTGGACTCCATCAACCAGTTCCAGGTATATACAGCTGCCTATCCGGCCATCTATGAGGGCCAGGGCGTCATTAACTACGACGTGAAGAGCGGCAGCAATCAAATCCACGGCAGCCTTTTTGAATTTTTCCGCAATACTGCGCTCGACACCTGGGGGTATCTTGCACCTGCTGCTGTAAACCCCGCCACCGGAGTGGCCACGAAACCTGCCGAACACCAGAACGAGTACGGCTTTACCCTTGGCTTCCCCGTGCTCAAAGACAAGCTCTTTCTCTTTGGAAGCTATGACGGCTACCGCTACATTGCGCCGCCGAACTACCAGTATGAAACCATTCCAACGCTGGCCATGCGTCAGGGGGACTTTACCGCAGCCGGATACAACATCTACGACCCGACCTCGACCGTCTGCACCTCGGCCAACGTCTGCACCCGCAAGCAGTTTATGGGTGTGCAGAATGGAGTGGCGACACCCAACGTCATTCCGTCCAATATGTTCTCCGCAGCTGCGCAGTACATGCAGAAGTTTCTGCCCACGCCCACCAATGATGCGGTAACGAACAATTACCTCACCGGTCCGGTCACCGGCCGCAGCAACTGGTCTACCGCCAACCGCATTGACTGGCACATCTCACCCTCGCACACAGTCTCCGGCGTGATTGCCTTCGGACGGCAGTCCACAACGGGAGCAGGCGGCGGCATTTCTGGCGCCCTGAGCACAAGCCAGAACCAGGCCGCGCCACCGTTCATCTCCTACCAGCAGTTTTTCGTCAAGACAAAAGTCTTCATTTTTGAAGACGACTATGTCATTTCGCCGCACGTAGTCAACCAGTTCAAATATGCCTTTGGCCGTTATGATTCCACCGGCCTGAACCAGGACATCAGTTCTGTATGGGCCGCATCGGCGGCAGGCATCACCGGACTGCCTGCTGGTCAGGCCTCCAGTTCCTTCCCGACAGTCAGCTTCAGCGGCAACTCCCAGAACATGAACCGCTGGGCCGGATACTCCGGCAATCGCAACGTCGCCAATGGCTATGTCGCGATTGATAACGTGCAGTGGCAGGTCGGCAAGCATACGCTTACCCTGGGCGGCCAGATCGCCTGGATGCAGTACAACTTCACCAACAACTCTACCGGGACCAACCCGCTCCAGTTGACCTTCAGCTCTTCGGAAACGGCAAAGTTTAAATCTGGCAGCACGCTGGACACGACCACTGGCTTTGCCTATGCCAGCTATCTTCTGGGAGCGGTCAACAGCGGCACCTTCACCCAGAGCGCCGCTCCGGAAACCGGAGCGCGTTTCCGCCCCATCTCACCTTATGTGCAGGATGATTGGAAGGTCTCTCCGAGGCTGACGGTCAACCTTGGCCTCCGTTGGGACTACTTTCCAAGCTACCGTGAAGCGGAAGACCGTCTCTCCTGGATGGATCCCGGCGTCACCAACACCCTGGTCAATTATCCCGGCGCCCTGGTTTTTGCCGGCCACGGCAGCGGCAAATGCAACTGCCGCACCAACGTAAACAACTACTATAAGAACTTTGGTCCGCGCATCGGCTTTGCCTTCCAGAGCGATCCCAAGATGGTGTGGCGGGGAAGCTGGGGCGTTTTCTACACCCACGGGAACAACGTCGGCGGCAGTGCGCTCTCCCGTCAGGGTGCCGGACTGCAGGGTTACAGCACCTCACCTAAGACGACGGTGACACAGCCTTCTCCCGGACAGGTGGGCACGCAATACTGGCAGCTGGACACTCCATTCCCCAGCTATCAGGCACCGCCGGTCTTTGATCCGACCCTCGGCACCTACTACACCACGGCCAGCACCGCCTCTTCACAGACGGTCACCTATGCTGACCCATACTATGGCGGACGCGCACCGCAATACATCAACTGGACCTTCGGTTTCCAGCGTCAGCTTACCGACAATATGGCCCTCACCATGACCTATGTCGGCTCGGAAGGACACTTCACCTATCTGGATTCCAACAACGCCCGCGGATACGCCTCCAACCAGCTCAATCCCAAATATCTTTATCTGGGAAATCAGCTCAGTAATAAGGCGACGGCCGCCAATCTGGCCGCTGCCGGAGTCACCGCGCCCTTCCCCACCTTCAGTCCCAGCACCGGAACCGTCGCCCAGGCGCTCAAACCCTTCCCGCAGTACAGCGGGGTCTCCGACGCTTACGGCGAAGTGGGCAACACTTCCTATCATGCGCTCCAGATCATGGTGCAGCAGCGTCTGAGCCGCGGATTTACCTTCATGGCCAACTACACCTGGTCCCGCAGCATCGACAATGCCGGCAGTTTCCGCTCCGGCTATGACATCCCCGCTGCCTTTGCCATGGACGGACAGTTCCACAAAGCGCGCTCTCTCGACCGCAGCCTCTCACTCAGTGACCAGCCGCAGAAGTTCGTCTTTACCGGAACATACGACCTTCCCTTGGGCCGTGGTCACATCGGCGATGGAAACGCTCTGGTCCGCGCCCTGGCCGGAGGCTGGCGGCTCTCGGCCATCTACCAGGCATACTCCGGCTCGCCTCTTGGCGTGGTCATGAGTTCCTGCAATACAAACCCCTCACAGACCACCTGCGAGCCGATCCTCAACCCTGGCTTTACCGGACCGGTGCGCATCAATGGCAATTATGGGCATGGTGCGACAGCACAGACGCTGAGCAAGATCCCCTACATCAACACAAATGCCTTTGCCAAAACTCCGGACTACATGTTCAGCACCCTGGCCCGTACCGCCCCGCTCAATCTTCGCAACTCTGGCAACTATGACCTGGATGCCAGCCTGCGGCGCAGCTTCCCGCTCTTTACTGAACGGGCAAAACTGAGTATCCAGGCCGACATGTTTAATGTGACTAACCACACCCGCTTTGGCTTCGCCACCAGCGGCACCACCATCAACTGGGGCACCTCCAGCTTTGGGACCGTGGGTGTTCTTAATAACTCAAGAGATGTGCAGCTTGCCGCGCATATTGACTTCTGA
- a CDS encoding Nramp family divalent metal transporter, with the protein MAPIPTQSVETERQKLPRMRSSELWYYFGPAFVASIAYIDPGNFATNFDGGARFGYRLLWVLLWSNAMAILIQYLSAKLGIATGQTLPQNCRNRFSRRSTIGLWIAAEISALATDLAEFLGAALGFYLLFGPWLEGLGWSRTQVLLAAALVSAVCVFAILALELYGFRKLEMAIMGFVCVIGLCYAVEIFFVHPDWKAIAYHTLIPTIDSKSIYIAVGMLGATVMPHVVYLHSALVQPRVQEEKSDTPRRQYLARLRHLRFETIDVFAAMNGAWLVNSAMIVVSAAAFAGRQWQNGMSIEEAHRTLGPLLGPTSATVFAIALLCSGLSSSTVGTMAGQVVLEGFLDVKFSIFLRRLLTLVPAIVVIAMGLDPLKILILSQVCLSFTLPFALIPLLVLTGNPDVMGAFVNNRLIRSVGWFAVSIIVALNGFLLWQTLSGQG; encoded by the coding sequence ATGGCCCCTATACCGACACAATCGGTGGAAACGGAGCGGCAAAAGCTGCCACGGATGCGCTCGTCGGAGCTTTGGTATTACTTTGGACCGGCCTTTGTGGCCAGCATAGCCTATATTGACCCGGGAAATTTCGCCACAAACTTCGACGGCGGCGCGCGTTTTGGCTACCGGCTGCTGTGGGTGCTGCTGTGGTCCAATGCGATGGCCATCCTCATCCAATATCTTTCGGCCAAACTGGGGATTGCGACTGGCCAGACCCTGCCACAAAACTGCCGCAACCGTTTTTCCCGGCGGTCAACGATTGGTCTCTGGATCGCGGCGGAGATTTCGGCGCTGGCGACCGATCTGGCGGAGTTTCTGGGCGCTGCGCTGGGCTTCTATCTGCTTTTTGGCCCCTGGCTGGAGGGCCTTGGTTGGAGTCGGACCCAGGTCCTGCTGGCCGCTGCGCTGGTTTCAGCCGTTTGCGTCTTCGCCATTCTTGCCCTTGAGCTGTATGGCTTCCGCAAGCTGGAAATGGCCATCATGGGCTTCGTCTGCGTCATCGGCCTCTGTTACGCAGTGGAGATTTTTTTCGTTCACCCGGACTGGAAGGCCATCGCTTATCACACGCTCATTCCTACGATCGACAGCAAAAGCATCTACATCGCCGTAGGAATGCTGGGCGCGACGGTCATGCCGCATGTTGTCTACCTGCATTCGGCGCTGGTGCAGCCGCGCGTCCAGGAAGAGAAGTCCGATACGCCGCGCCGCCAGTATCTGGCACGGCTTCGCCACCTGCGCTTTGAGACCATTGACGTTTTTGCCGCCATGAATGGAGCATGGCTGGTCAATTCGGCCATGATCGTCGTTTCTGCCGCCGCCTTTGCAGGACGCCAGTGGCAGAACGGGATGTCCATTGAGGAAGCCCATCGTACGCTGGGACCGCTGCTCGGGCCTACTTCCGCCACTGTGTTTGCGATTGCGCTGCTCTGTTCCGGGCTTTCTTCCTCAACCGTAGGGACCATGGCGGGCCAGGTGGTGCTGGAAGGCTTTCTGGATGTGAAATTCAGCATCTTTCTGCGCCGTCTGCTGACCCTTGTGCCGGCCATCGTGGTCATTGCTATGGGGCTGGACCCGCTGAAGATCCTGATTCTCTCGCAGGTGTGCCTGAGCTTTACCCTGCCCTTTGCGCTGATTCCGCTGCTGGTGCTCACTGGCAATCCCGACGTCATGGGCGCCTTCGTCAACAACAGGCTGATTCGCAGCGTGGGCTGGTTTGCCGTCAGCATCATCGTAGCGTTGAATGGATTTCTGCTCTGGCAGACGCTGAGCGGGCAGGGCTGA
- the purD gene encoding phosphoribosylamine--glycine ligase: MKVLVIGSGGREHALAWSLSKSPRVNEVVCAPGNGGIAQVARLAPASQKDLNDLLRVVAAEGPDLTVVGPEAPLALGLVDELRRRGLLVFGPTRAAAMLETSKSFAKRFMQRHKVPTANYAVCTTQEEALASLDLFHLPVVIKADGLAAGKGVLICQTKKEAQEGIQGLFNGKLLGTMETSVVIEEFLEGEELSFLVLSDGKHVAPLVPAQDHKRIGEGDTGPNTGGMGVYSTDAMLDPQMRDWILHHIVQPTIDGMAAEDTPFAGVLYCGLMMTARGPMVLEYNARFGDPETQAILVRLESDLVEALEASAKGQLSDTELRWKPGASACVVAASEGYPGSYTTGHRITGLEEAAQIPGVQVFHAGTTFSEGRYLTNGGRVLAVTAAADTLENALGLAYEGIEKIHFEGMYYRRDIGHRALKNKK; the protein is encoded by the coding sequence ATGAAGGTCCTCGTCATTGGTTCCGGAGGCCGCGAGCACGCGCTCGCATGGTCCCTTAGCAAATCGCCCCGAGTCAACGAAGTCGTATGCGCGCCAGGGAACGGCGGCATCGCGCAGGTAGCACGGCTGGCCCCGGCCAGCCAGAAAGACCTGAACGATCTGCTGCGCGTGGTCGCGGCTGAGGGCCCGGACCTGACGGTAGTCGGCCCTGAGGCCCCGCTGGCGCTCGGCCTGGTGGATGAGTTGCGGCGCCGCGGCCTCCTGGTCTTTGGCCCGACACGCGCCGCCGCCATGCTGGAAACCAGCAAGTCCTTTGCAAAAAGATTTATGCAGCGGCACAAGGTCCCTACGGCAAACTATGCCGTCTGTACGACGCAGGAAGAGGCCCTGGCCTCGCTGGACCTCTTCCACTTACCGGTAGTGATCAAGGCCGATGGACTCGCCGCGGGCAAAGGCGTCCTGATCTGCCAGACAAAAAAAGAAGCGCAGGAGGGCATTCAGGGGCTCTTCAATGGAAAGCTGCTGGGCACGATGGAAACCAGCGTGGTGATTGAGGAATTCCTTGAAGGGGAGGAACTTTCCTTTCTCGTCCTGAGTGACGGAAAGCATGTCGCACCGCTCGTCCCCGCGCAGGACCACAAGCGGATCGGGGAAGGCGATACCGGCCCGAACACCGGCGGAATGGGCGTTTATTCTACGGACGCCATGCTGGACCCGCAAATGCGCGACTGGATCCTGCACCACATTGTGCAGCCTACGATTGACGGCATGGCCGCCGAGGACACTCCCTTTGCTGGCGTGCTCTATTGTGGCCTGATGATGACCGCACGCGGGCCGATGGTGCTTGAATACAATGCGCGCTTTGGCGACCCGGAGACACAGGCAATTCTGGTGCGCCTGGAAAGTGACCTGGTGGAGGCCCTGGAAGCCAGCGCCAAGGGCCAGTTGAGCGACACCGAACTCCGCTGGAAACCGGGCGCTTCCGCTTGCGTGGTGGCAGCATCGGAGGGCTATCCCGGCAGCTATACGACTGGACACCGGATTACAGGGCTGGAAGAAGCCGCTCAAATTCCGGGGGTCCAGGTCTTCCACGCCGGGACAACATTTTCAGAGGGAAGGTATCTGACGAATGGCGGACGCGTGCTGGCCGTGACCGCTGCCGCGGACACATTGGAAAATGCGCTGGGGCTGGCTTATGAAGGCATTGAAAAGATCCATTTCGAAGGCATGTATTATCGGCGCGACATCGGACACCGCGCATTGAAAAACAAGAAGTGA